From Granulicella sp. WH15, the proteins below share one genomic window:
- a CDS encoding tetratricopeptide repeat protein, which produces MTRYTRQDVLRILQLPARHLAAWEREGLIRPEGASDSEARYTFEHLSQIRALREMYSARISARSIRASIDAMQRVSGMRNPLTESTAVRRGSRINFRIGGALVDPVTRQLAFDFDLAGSGRQMTVVRRGGVAAAQDATRSNAQVQEMFLRAVQLEENPTTIPDAALLYEAILELRPEHAPACINLGTIRYNQRNFSGAETMYRRATESDPSYALAFFDLGNVLDEMQDLAGAIIAYRRAIEIVPGYADAHYNLALAYERVGERRRALRHWMAYVRLDPMGPWSLHARTQARKILSLDQLSIVSRGGRTVGA; this is translated from the coding sequence TTGACCCGATATACTCGCCAGGACGTTCTTCGCATCTTGCAGCTTCCGGCTCGCCACCTGGCGGCATGGGAGCGCGAGGGGCTCATTCGTCCCGAGGGCGCCTCCGACTCGGAGGCGCGGTATACCTTTGAACACCTCTCCCAGATCCGTGCGCTGCGCGAGATGTACTCGGCGCGCATCTCGGCACGGAGCATCCGCGCCTCGATCGACGCCATGCAGCGCGTCAGCGGGATGAGGAATCCGCTGACTGAATCGACCGCGGTACGGCGGGGATCGCGGATCAACTTCCGCATCGGCGGCGCGCTGGTGGACCCGGTGACGCGGCAGTTGGCCTTTGACTTCGACCTCGCGGGCAGCGGGCGGCAGATGACCGTGGTGCGGCGGGGTGGCGTGGCAGCCGCACAGGACGCGACCCGGAGCAATGCGCAGGTACAGGAGATGTTCCTGCGGGCGGTCCAACTGGAAGAAAACCCCACGACGATTCCCGATGCGGCGCTGCTCTATGAGGCGATTCTGGAGCTGCGCCCGGAGCACGCCCCGGCGTGCATCAACCTGGGCACCATCCGGTATAACCAGCGGAACTTCAGCGGCGCGGAGACGATGTATCGGCGGGCCACCGAGTCCGATCCCAGCTATGCTCTGGCGTTCTTCGACCTGGGCAATGTGCTGGATGAGATGCAGGATCTTGCCGGGGCCATCATTGCTTATCGGCGGGCGATTGAGATTGTGCCTGGGTATGCTGATGCGCACTATAACCTGGCGCTGGCATATGAGCGGGTGGGCGAGCGGCGGCGGGCGCTGCGGCACTGGATGGCGTATGTAAGGCTGGACCCGATGGGGCCGTGGAGTCTTCATGCGCGGACCCAGGCGAGGAAGATTTTGTCGCTCGACCAGCTTTCGATTGTGAGCCGCGGCGGGCGGACAGTCGGCGCGTAG
- a CDS encoding MFS transporter produces the protein MRLKTTSAEDAKQSPSHAPLSFLGLACAVGVSSIYYNQPLLLDMANTYHATAGHTGFVAVATQVGYACGLLLFVPLGDVLERRSLMMRMYGGVAVALLLVALAPNLTSLILASVLVGVLASVTHIVLPIAPDLVTDAQRGRAIGIVMTGLLLGVLLARTFSGWISKIHGWRWVYVAAAVINASFVPLLWRKMPRLEPRQSLRYGQAMRSLWTLVRTQPLLRESCVIGALAFASFSCFWTTLAFLLDSHYGLGAGVAGTFGIVGAAGAMVAPFAGRASDKHGPRWVVAVGLAILAASYLLLWGEEVAKMPTYLHIAGLFLGVVILDLGAQMTQVANQTRIFGLVPSARSRLNTVYMVTYFSGAAIGSALATIAWVRWHWNGVCVLAIALVALAALRHITGLPDVKRQDGQPMDTDAEMIELA, from the coding sequence ATGAGACTAAAGACCACCTCGGCCGAAGACGCGAAACAAAGCCCCTCTCACGCGCCTCTATCGTTCCTGGGACTCGCCTGTGCCGTCGGCGTTTCTTCCATTTATTACAACCAGCCGCTGCTGCTGGACATGGCCAACACCTACCATGCGACCGCCGGGCACACCGGCTTTGTCGCCGTGGCGACGCAGGTGGGGTACGCGTGCGGGCTGCTACTGTTCGTACCACTCGGCGACGTGCTCGAACGCCGCTCGCTGATGATGCGGATGTACGGCGGCGTGGCGGTGGCGCTGCTGCTGGTGGCGCTCGCGCCCAACCTGACGTCTCTGATACTGGCCAGCGTGCTGGTGGGTGTGCTGGCGTCGGTGACGCACATCGTGCTGCCTATCGCGCCGGACCTGGTGACCGATGCGCAGCGGGGACGCGCCATCGGCATTGTGATGACAGGGCTTCTGCTGGGCGTGCTGCTGGCGCGCACCTTCTCCGGTTGGATCTCGAAGATCCACGGCTGGCGCTGGGTTTATGTGGCCGCCGCCGTCATCAATGCCAGCTTTGTGCCGTTGTTGTGGCGCAAGATGCCTCGGCTGGAGCCGCGGCAGAGCCTCCGCTATGGACAGGCGATGCGCTCGCTGTGGACGCTGGTGCGCACGCAGCCTCTGCTGCGAGAGTCGTGCGTGATTGGGGCGCTGGCGTTTGCGTCCTTTAGCTGCTTCTGGACGACGCTGGCCTTCCTGCTCGACAGCCACTATGGACTGGGCGCGGGTGTGGCTGGGACCTTCGGCATCGTGGGCGCGGCGGGCGCGATGGTGGCTCCGTTTGCGGGACGGGCCTCGGATAAGCATGGGCCGCGCTGGGTGGTGGCGGTGGGACTGGCGATTCTGGCTGCGTCGTACCTGCTGCTGTGGGGAGAAGAGGTCGCGAAGATGCCTACCTATCTCCATATTGCCGGGCTGTTCCTCGGCGTTGTCATCCTCGACCTCGGCGCGCAGATGACGCAGGTGGCCAACCAGACCCGGATCTTTGGGCTGGTGCCGTCGGCGCGGAGCCGCCTGAATACGGTCTATATGGTGACTTATTTTTCCGGCGCGGCGATCGGCTCGGCGCTGGCCACGATTGCGTGGGTGAGGTGGCACTGGAATGGGGTTTGCGTGCTGGCTATCGCGTTAGTGGCGCTGGCGGCGCTACGGCACATCACCGGATTGCCCGATGTAAAGCGGCAGGACGGTCAGCCGATGGACACGGATGCAGAGATGATCGAACTGGCGTAG
- a CDS encoding metallopeptidase TldD-related protein, which produces MNKRRWWAGVMAASLAAAPAWGAEAKGAVRVESGKADAVLIGAMELELARAMTSLGSDAAQKGTQPTPKPYFISYAVSDAESVAISAQFGAITGSNQSRRRNADVQVRLGSAAEDNTHGDHRNSALTTMPLPLVDDREAIARSLWFATNRGYGRALDGFLKVKTEQQVRAREEDASNDFSVEKPASEMLAPAPKLTIDQEAWEKRLREISAIFKGFPDIFFNNVSLQASNETDYFVSSEGAKVATPNHVARLVVVGRTRAADGMDLFRVETFEADELGHLPDQKTLLEKTTAMAKNLEELRAAPITEPFDGPAILSGRASAVFFHEVLGHRLEGQRQRGDDEGQTFTKLLNKPILPTFLSVADDPTVAKFNGVPLSGHYSYDDEGQPARRVELIKDGVLDTFLMSRQPIASFQNSNGHGRAESGHMPTGRQGNLIVTSTKSVSDAELRTMLKAEAKRQGKPYGLYFEDISSGFAVTTRRSPQAFQVIPLVVYRVFVDGRPDELVRGVSIVGTPQAALNRILATNDKQDIFNGICGAESGSIPVSAVAPAMLVSEIETQRQSQGTARPPVLGPPATEGTR; this is translated from the coding sequence TTGAACAAGCGTAGGTGGTGGGCAGGTGTGATGGCCGCCTCGCTGGCGGCAGCGCCAGCCTGGGGTGCGGAGGCAAAGGGCGCGGTGCGCGTCGAGAGCGGCAAGGCCGATGCGGTGCTGATCGGCGCGATGGAGCTGGAGTTGGCGCGGGCGATGACGTCGCTGGGCAGTGATGCTGCACAGAAAGGAACGCAGCCGACGCCGAAGCCTTACTTCATCAGCTATGCCGTCTCGGATGCCGAGAGCGTGGCGATCTCTGCGCAGTTCGGCGCGATCACCGGCAGCAACCAGAGCCGCCGCCGCAACGCCGACGTGCAAGTGCGGCTCGGCAGCGCGGCCGAGGACAATACGCACGGCGATCATCGCAACTCCGCCTTGACCACTATGCCGCTGCCCCTGGTGGACGACCGCGAGGCCATCGCGCGGAGCCTGTGGTTTGCGACCAATCGCGGCTATGGACGGGCGCTCGACGGCTTTCTGAAGGTGAAGACCGAGCAGCAGGTGCGTGCTCGGGAGGAGGATGCTTCGAATGATTTTTCCGTCGAGAAGCCTGCCTCCGAGATGCTGGCTCCAGCGCCGAAGCTGACGATCGACCAGGAGGCATGGGAGAAGCGGCTGCGCGAGATCTCCGCGATCTTCAAGGGTTTTCCCGATATCTTCTTCAATAACGTCTCGCTACAGGCTTCGAATGAGACGGACTATTTTGTGTCGAGCGAAGGGGCTAAAGTCGCGACGCCGAACCATGTGGCTCGGCTTGTCGTGGTGGGCCGCACGCGTGCCGCCGACGGCATGGACCTCTTCCGCGTAGAGACTTTTGAGGCCGACGAACTGGGACATCTGCCCGATCAGAAGACGCTGCTCGAGAAGACCACGGCTATGGCGAAGAACCTTGAAGAGTTGCGCGCCGCGCCGATCACCGAGCCGTTCGATGGACCGGCGATCCTGAGCGGACGCGCAAGCGCGGTCTTCTTCCACGAGGTGCTGGGGCATCGTCTGGAGGGCCAGCGGCAGCGAGGCGATGATGAAGGGCAGACCTTCACCAAGCTGCTGAACAAGCCTATTTTGCCGACGTTTCTCTCGGTCGCCGATGATCCGACTGTCGCAAAGTTCAACGGCGTGCCGCTGAGCGGGCACTATAGCTATGACGATGAAGGTCAGCCTGCGCGACGCGTCGAACTGATTAAAGATGGCGTGCTCGATACTTTCCTGATGTCGCGGCAACCCATCGCCAGCTTCCAGAACAGCAACGGCCACGGCCGCGCGGAGAGCGGACACATGCCCACGGGCAGGCAGGGCAACCTCATCGTGACCTCTACCAAGAGTGTGAGCGACGCGGAGCTGCGCACGATGCTGAAGGCCGAGGCGAAGCGGCAGGGCAAGCCGTATGGGCTTTACTTTGAGGACATCTCCTCGGGCTTCGCGGTGACCACGCGGCGCAGTCCGCAGGCGTTTCAGGTGATTCCGCTGGTGGTCTATCGGGTCTTCGTCGATGGACGACCGGATGAACTGGTGCGCGGGGTGAGCATCGTGGGCACTCCGCAGGCCGCGCTGAACCGTATTCTCGCCACGAACGATAAGCAGGATATTTTCAACGGAATCTGCGGGGCCGAGAGCGGAAGCATCCCGGTGAGCGCGGTCGCGCCCGCGATGCTGGTGAGTGAGATCGAAACCCAGCGCCAGTCGCAGGGCACAGCCAGACCGCCGGTGCTTGGGCCGCCCGCGACGGAGGGGACGCGATGA
- a CDS encoding polymer-forming cytoskeletal protein, with the protein MWKPNQPSTTPQTPERMTPAPASFETNAARPAATGTTAAPGTGEQATIGKSLIIKGEVSGSESLYIDGKIEGTINLPGNRVTVGRNGQVAANILAREIVVLGKVRGNCQAADRVDIRSEGSLTGDVIAARISIEDGAFFKGGIDIRKPGAGDQKAGVPPATEPAATTTTA; encoded by the coding sequence ATGTGGAAGCCAAACCAGCCAAGCACGACACCCCAGACCCCAGAGCGGATGACGCCGGCACCCGCGAGCTTCGAGACCAACGCAGCGCGCCCCGCTGCCACAGGCACGACCGCAGCTCCGGGAACGGGCGAGCAGGCGACGATCGGCAAGTCGCTCATCATCAAGGGCGAGGTCTCGGGCTCCGAGTCGCTGTACATCGACGGCAAGATTGAAGGCACGATCAACCTGCCGGGCAACCGCGTGACGGTGGGCCGGAACGGTCAGGTCGCTGCGAATATCCTGGCTCGCGAGATCGTCGTTCTGGGTAAGGTGCGTGGAAACTGCCAGGCGGCGGATCGCGTGGATATCCGCAGCGAAGGCTCGCTGACCGGCGACGTGATCGCGGCGCGTATCTCGATCGAGGACGGCGCGTTCTTCAAGGGCGGCATCGACATCCGCAAGCCGGGCGCTGGCGACCAGAAGGCTGGCGTGCCTCCCGCGACCGAGCCTGCTGCGACGACGACCACCGCTTAA
- a CDS encoding septal ring lytic transglycosylase RlpA family protein, with protein sequence MSPFPKKNTPPNLRTLAPLLLALLLVVLTGCHHKQQTAYVPPPPPINSTSRPAYRPAPSTQGSVAPRPALPPDDLNGKPVSTEIGLASWYGPPYHNRQAADGSIFDQNAMTAAHRTLPMGTTVRVTNLATNESVVVKITDRGPFVQGRVLDLSLAAAKATGIYRAGVAKVKIEAFAHNTADPAGRWCVQIGAFLDQSEAVQLKNDLMRRYANAKVIEFAGPTGHWVRINPAQSDRQHAEQIADSIHIPDAEPYLTRLN encoded by the coding sequence ATGTCACCTTTCCCCAAAAAGAACACGCCACCGAACCTTCGCACGCTCGCGCCGCTGCTGCTGGCGCTGTTGCTGGTCGTCCTGACGGGCTGCCATCACAAACAGCAGACCGCTTACGTGCCTCCTCCCCCGCCGATCAACTCCACCAGCCGCCCGGCCTACCGGCCCGCTCCTTCTACCCAAGGCAGCGTCGCGCCCCGGCCCGCGCTGCCGCCGGACGATCTCAACGGCAAGCCGGTCTCCACCGAGATCGGGCTGGCCAGTTGGTACGGGCCGCCGTACCATAACCGCCAGGCCGCCGACGGCTCCATCTTCGACCAGAACGCCATGACCGCCGCTCATCGCACGTTGCCTATGGGCACCACCGTGCGCGTCACCAACCTGGCCACTAACGAGAGCGTGGTCGTAAAGATCACCGACCGCGGCCCCTTCGTGCAGGGACGCGTGCTCGATCTTTCGCTGGCTGCGGCCAAGGCCACCGGCATCTATCGCGCGGGCGTGGCCAAGGTGAAGATCGAGGCCTTCGCGCATAACACCGCCGACCCCGCCGGGCGCTGGTGCGTGCAGATCGGCGCGTTCCTCGACCAGAGCGAGGCCGTCCAGCTAAAGAACGATCTGATGCGACGCTACGCGAACGCCAAGGTCATCGAGTTCGCCGGGCCGACAGGGCACTGGGTCCGGATCAATCCGGCACAGTCCGACCGCCAGCACGCCGAGCAGATCGCCGACTCGATCCACATCCCGGACGCGGAGCCATACCTCACTCGTCTTAACTAA
- a CDS encoding patatin-like phospholipase family protein gives MIWNRTLLLAGSLWFALGIAAAAQSSGQREGMDSPDAKASSQPSQSLPAAETNAMKGKATQGKAGAQGDTAKSTTNSSSGERLAASGRQTSKSPLDPSVAPVNNTGRPRIGLALGGGGALGLSEVGVLQWFEEHHVPVDVIAGTSMGCMVSALYSSGKTVEQLKVVMNDSVFNSVFSFGADYKSRSFRRREDSRELPNAVTVGLRKRISFRNSLLTDQGLNAFLDRQFFRYDDQIDFNDLPIPLRCLSTDLNEARTVTFARGSIPNAIRASVSLPVIYRPFEMDGHQYVDGGVLENLPARTVKDMNADVVLAVSLPISPVAPGDLGSIFGVLQRSFSVAIEGAERQQRKLADVVIMPDLKGFSATDYLKTVELSKQGYAAAEEHKSELLKYALNDAQWAEYLAQRQSKRRGPAGPVLSVKVDAPNDSATRAVQRLFAPMVNKPVDTAKIEAMLDEIRSDGRYDADYAVGYYTAAQSAALGRKLAANGDMAPAVALDVKTGQAVDGKGLEVAPGTSGPVAPDQSAATPEQLAEISARPVLLVKVTDKSTGPPFLQLGLNIEAQTTAVTRATLEGRLIQQDLGGYGDELRTIIRLGYQTELNSEYYRPIQLISAPSSQFFYAPHADLLRQPFSIYTNQVRLADRQLQRLGVGADVGWGNARNQELRAGFEYNYVDWQLQVGDDHQPSYTGGSQRARLRYIYDTQDRNLVPQFGIHLVSEASYLYEAVGSRNAPQLYGQGSFAHALGKRKDSKNLLIFAGEGGTMFHRDVAQPFRYTLGGPLRLSASAIDEYRGTDYWLVEPAILRRIAKMPSPLGQSIYVGAGYEYGQIFAPGTDAIHRQDVYFGIVAETPLGVITLAPTFGDADHRKFVFTLGKLF, from the coding sequence ATGATCTGGAATCGCACGCTGCTATTGGCAGGATCGCTTTGGTTTGCCCTTGGGATCGCTGCCGCTGCCCAGAGCTCAGGTCAGCGCGAAGGAATGGACTCGCCCGATGCGAAGGCCTCCTCTCAGCCTAGCCAGAGCCTGCCCGCGGCCGAGACCAACGCCATGAAGGGCAAAGCCACCCAAGGCAAAGCCGGGGCGCAGGGCGATACGGCCAAATCGACTACGAACAGCAGCTCAGGAGAACGGCTCGCGGCCAGCGGCAGGCAGACCAGCAAGTCTCCCCTAGACCCCTCGGTGGCTCCCGTGAACAACACCGGTCGGCCCCGCATCGGGCTGGCGCTGGGCGGCGGCGGCGCGCTGGGCTTGTCCGAGGTCGGCGTGCTGCAGTGGTTCGAAGAGCACCATGTTCCTGTCGACGTCATCGCGGGCACCAGCATGGGCTGCATGGTCAGCGCGCTCTACTCCAGCGGTAAGACGGTGGAGCAGTTGAAGGTCGTGATGAACGACTCGGTCTTCAACTCCGTCTTCAGCTTCGGCGCGGATTACAAGTCGCGCAGCTTCCGGCGGCGCGAGGACTCGCGCGAACTGCCCAACGCCGTGACCGTGGGCCTGCGCAAACGCATTTCCTTCCGCAACTCCCTGCTGACCGACCAGGGTCTGAATGCCTTTCTTGACCGACAGTTCTTTCGCTACGACGACCAGATCGACTTCAACGACCTCCCCATTCCGCTGCGCTGCCTCTCGACCGATCTGAACGAGGCGCGGACCGTGACCTTTGCGCGCGGCTCTATCCCCAATGCTATTCGGGCCTCGGTCTCGCTGCCCGTCATCTACCGTCCGTTCGAGATGGACGGGCACCAGTACGTCGATGGCGGGGTGCTCGAAAACCTGCCTGCCCGGACCGTGAAGGATATGAACGCGGACGTGGTGCTGGCCGTCTCGCTGCCGATCTCACCCGTGGCCCCCGGCGATCTGGGATCGATCTTCGGGGTGCTACAGCGTAGCTTTTCAGTGGCGATCGAGGGCGCGGAGCGGCAGCAGCGCAAGCTGGCCGACGTGGTCATCATGCCCGATCTGAAGGGTTTCTCCGCCACCGACTACCTGAAGACGGTGGAGCTTTCGAAGCAGGGCTACGCTGCCGCCGAGGAGCACAAGAGTGAGCTGCTGAAGTATGCGTTGAACGATGCGCAGTGGGCCGAGTATCTGGCCCAGCGGCAGTCCAAGCGGCGCGGCCCCGCAGGCCCGGTGCTAAGCGTGAAGGTGGACGCTCCCAACGACAGCGCCACCCGCGCGGTACAGCGGCTGTTTGCGCCGATGGTGAACAAGCCTGTCGATACCGCGAAGATCGAGGCGATGCTCGATGAGATTCGCAGCGACGGCCGCTACGACGCGGACTACGCCGTCGGGTACTATACGGCGGCGCAGTCCGCGGCACTGGGGCGGAAGCTGGCAGCGAACGGCGATATGGCCCCGGCTGTCGCGCTGGATGTGAAGACCGGCCAGGCCGTCGATGGGAAGGGTCTCGAGGTAGCTCCGGGAACGTCCGGGCCAGTCGCGCCCGACCAGAGCGCAGCCACGCCGGAGCAGTTGGCCGAGATCTCCGCGCGGCCTGTACTGCTGGTGAAGGTGACGGATAAATCGACCGGGCCGCCGTTCCTGCAGCTGGGCCTCAATATCGAGGCCCAGACCACTGCCGTGACCCGCGCGACGCTCGAAGGACGCCTGATCCAGCAGGATCTGGGCGGCTACGGCGACGAGCTGCGGACGATCATCCGGCTGGGCTACCAGACCGAGCTGAACAGCGAGTACTACCGGCCGATCCAGCTCATCTCCGCACCCTCGAGCCAGTTCTTTTACGCTCCCCATGCGGACCTGCTGCGGCAGCCCTTCTCGATCTATACCAATCAGGTGCGGCTGGCGGACCGGCAGTTGCAACGGTTGGGCGTCGGGGCCGATGTCGGCTGGGGCAATGCCCGGAATCAGGAGTTGCGCGCGGGGTTCGAGTACAACTACGTCGACTGGCAGTTGCAGGTGGGTGACGATCATCAACCGAGCTACACGGGTGGATCGCAGAGGGCACGGCTGCGTTATATATACGACACGCAGGACCGCAATCTGGTGCCGCAGTTTGGGATTCACCTGGTGTCGGAGGCGTCATATCTGTACGAGGCCGTCGGTAGCCGCAACGCGCCTCAGCTCTACGGACAGGGAAGCTTCGCTCACGCGCTGGGCAAGAGGAAGGACTCGAAGAACCTGCTGATCTTCGCGGGTGAAGGCGGCACGATGTTCCATCGGGATGTCGCGCAGCCCTTCCGCTACACGCTGGGCGGGCCGCTCCGGCTCTCGGCCAGCGCGATTGACGAGTATCGCGGCACGGATTACTGGCTGGTCGAACCGGCGATACTGCGCAGGATCGCGAAGATGCCGAGCCCGCTGGGGCAGAGCATCTACGTCGGCGCGGGGTACGAGTATGGGCAGATATTTGCTCCAGGCACGGATGCCATCCATCGGCAGGATGTGTACTTCGGCATCGTGGCGGAGACGCCGCTGGGCGTGATTACGCTGGCTCCGACGTTCGGCGATGCGGATCATCGTAAGTTCGTGTTCACGCTGGGCAAGCTCTTCTAG
- a CDS encoding metallopeptidase TldD-related protein codes for MKNMHYFLLHTALGLAFATNSVACFAVDTPAPAVLAAAESAAAQDKMLQAMLAELERENSGLVLEGMQRPYFIEYRLDDIASYEAVANYGALTREEQGHQRVVRVTVRVGDYSADSSSLRGDGAIQLAPEDNDPAALRYALWTATDDAYKAALRAYAAKQADLKRFEKVQPEKDFAPAAPSIHIGPLVKMELDREEWKRRLIDASGAYLNDEQVSAAAADVQYSSSNLRAIVVNRYLVNTEGTVLRQGYSGYAANISVSGQATDGMRLGRDNGTVGVHASELESAAAFHQRAVDDVKSLEALRNAPVADAEDYHGPVLFSGDAAADVLDRLFVPNVEADRPDAGTTARTRGAYTSSYKSRVLPEILNVVDDPLQTTFNGKALLGSYSFDDEGVAAQKVEVATKGKLENYLIGRTPVRDFPASNGHGRAALGQAAHSRAGVLLFTATTPTPAAEMHSKLLAMAKEQGRPVYEVETMGGEATPRLLYRVQPDGKRELIRGAVFDELDNRSLRSDIVAAGDDSYISNTLGTVPQTTIAPSLLFSDIGVKRASEEQQKLPYYAPPTPEK; via the coding sequence ATGAAGAATATGCACTACTTTTTGTTACATACTGCTTTAGGACTGGCATTTGCTACTAATTCAGTTGCTTGTTTTGCCGTGGACACGCCTGCGCCTGCGGTTCTGGCTGCGGCGGAGAGTGCCGCGGCTCAGGACAAGATGTTGCAGGCGATGCTGGCCGAGTTGGAGCGAGAGAATAGCGGGCTGGTACTTGAGGGTATGCAGCGGCCTTACTTCATCGAGTATCGCCTTGATGACATCGCCAGCTACGAGGCCGTGGCCAACTACGGCGCGCTGACTCGCGAGGAGCAGGGCCATCAGCGGGTCGTCCGTGTCACCGTGCGGGTGGGCGATTACAGCGCCGATTCCAGCTCGCTACGCGGTGATGGGGCCATTCAGCTTGCGCCTGAGGACAATGATCCCGCGGCGCTGCGCTATGCGCTCTGGACCGCGACGGACGATGCCTATAAGGCCGCGCTGCGTGCGTATGCCGCTAAACAGGCGGACCTGAAGCGATTTGAAAAGGTGCAGCCCGAGAAGGACTTCGCACCGGCGGCGCCCTCGATTCACATTGGGCCACTGGTGAAGATGGAACTCGACCGGGAGGAGTGGAAGCGTCGCCTGATCGATGCCAGTGGAGCTTACCTGAACGATGAGCAGGTCTCCGCGGCGGCGGCCGATGTGCAGTACTCGTCCTCGAATCTGCGGGCTATCGTGGTCAATCGCTATCTCGTCAATACCGAGGGGACTGTGCTGCGCCAGGGGTACTCGGGCTATGCCGCGAACATCAGTGTGAGTGGACAGGCTACGGATGGGATGCGCCTGGGCCGCGACAATGGAACCGTTGGAGTACACGCCAGCGAGCTTGAGTCGGCGGCGGCGTTTCACCAGCGCGCGGTCGATGATGTGAAGAGCCTTGAGGCGCTGCGCAACGCGCCTGTGGCCGATGCCGAGGACTATCATGGCCCCGTGCTCTTCAGCGGCGATGCGGCGGCTGATGTGCTCGACCGGCTGTTTGTACCTAACGTTGAGGCGGATCGTCCTGATGCGGGAACGACGGCTCGCACGCGCGGCGCGTACACATCCAGTTACAAATCGCGGGTGCTGCCCGAGATTCTAAACGTGGTGGACGACCCGCTGCAGACGACCTTCAACGGCAAGGCTTTGCTGGGTTCTTACTCCTTCGACGACGAGGGCGTGGCCGCGCAGAAGGTTGAAGTCGCCACAAAGGGCAAGCTCGAGAACTACCTGATCGGGCGTACGCCGGTGCGTGATTTTCCCGCGTCGAACGGACACGGCAGAGCCGCGCTGGGGCAGGCTGCGCACTCGCGCGCGGGCGTGCTGCTCTTCACCGCGACCACGCCTACTCCGGCTGCCGAGATGCACAGCAAGCTGCTCGCAATGGCGAAGGAGCAGGGGCGGCCCGTGTACGAGGTCGAGACCATGGGCGGCGAGGCGACGCCGAGGCTGCTCTACCGGGTGCAGCCCGACGGTAAGCGCGAACTGATCCGGGGCGCGGTCTTCGATGAACTGGATAACCGCAGCCTGCGCAGCGATATCGTTGCGGCTGGGGACGACTCTTACATCTCGAACACGCTGGGCACGGTGCCTCAGACGACCATAGCGCCGAGCCTGCTGTTCAGCGATATTGGTGTGAAGCGGGCGTCGGAGGAACAGCAGAAGCTACCGTACTACGCACCGCCGACGCCGGAAAAGTAA
- a CDS encoding acyl-CoA dehydrogenase, which yields MPRALTQLSEDELLFQQSVEQFARERIAPLSRQMDETQQLDAGLLKQLFELGLMGIEIPEQYGGAGGTFFEAILAVEAISAADPAVGVLVDVQNTLCINALARWANDGQKQRYLPRLAKDTVGAYCLSEAASGSDAFALQTRATQRGDDYVLNGQKLWITNAKEAGIFLVFATLDPALGYKGITAFVVEAGTPGFALGKKEDKLGIRASSTCELVFNECVVPAANLLGEPGKGYKIAIETLNEGRIGIGAQMLGLAQGAFNHAAAWAKVRKQFGKPLAEFQAMQFQLAEMATGIETARLLVYNAARLKDNGAEFLKEAAMCKYIASQVAEKVASLAVEVFGGAGFVKDYPVEKLYRDAKIGKIYEGTSFMQLATIAKLVL from the coding sequence ATGCCCCGCGCCCTTACCCAGCTTAGTGAAGATGAACTCCTCTTTCAGCAGTCGGTCGAGCAGTTTGCCCGAGAGCGTATTGCTCCTCTGTCGCGGCAGATGGACGAGACGCAGCAGCTCGACGCCGGATTGCTGAAGCAGCTTTTCGAGCTGGGGCTGATGGGCATCGAGATTCCCGAGCAGTACGGCGGCGCGGGCGGGACGTTCTTCGAGGCGATCCTGGCCGTGGAGGCCATCTCGGCGGCTGACCCCGCCGTGGGTGTGCTGGTCGATGTGCAGAACACCCTCTGCATCAATGCGCTGGCACGCTGGGCGAACGACGGCCAGAAGCAGCGATACCTGCCCCGGCTGGCGAAGGATACGGTTGGCGCGTACTGCCTCTCCGAAGCGGCCAGCGGCTCCGACGCGTTTGCGTTGCAGACACGGGCAACCCAACGCGGCGACGACTACGTGCTGAACGGGCAGAAGCTCTGGATCACCAACGCGAAGGAGGCCGGGATCTTCCTGGTCTTTGCGACGCTCGATCCGGCGCTGGGGTACAAGGGGATTACGGCGTTTGTGGTCGAGGCGGGCACGCCGGGGTTCGCGCTGGGCAAGAAGGAAGACAAGCTCGGAATACGTGCGTCGAGCACCTGTGAGCTGGTCTTCAATGAGTGCGTGGTGCCTGCGGCGAATCTGCTGGGCGAGCCGGGCAAAGGCTACAAGATCGCCATCGAGACGCTGAACGAGGGGCGGATCGGCATCGGCGCGCAGATGCTGGGGCTGGCGCAGGGAGCCTTCAACCATGCGGCGGCGTGGGCCAAGGTGAGGAAGCAGTTCGGCAAACCGCTGGCCGAGTTTCAGGCGATGCAGTTTCAGTTGGCCGAGATGGCGACCGGGATCGAGACTGCTCGTCTGCTGGTCTATAACGCCGCGCGGCTGAAGGACAACGGAGCGGAGTTCCTGAAGGAGGCGGCGATGTGCAAGTACATCGCCAGCCAGGTGGCGGAGAAGGTGGCGTCGCTGGCGGTAGAGGTCTTCGGCGGGGCGGGGTTTGTGAAGGATTATCCGGTAGAGAAGCTGTATCGCGATGCCAAGATCGGCAAGATCTATGAGGGCACGTCGTTTATGCAGTTGGCCACGATTGCGAAGCTGGTGCTCTGA